In Euphorbia lathyris chromosome 10, ddEupLath1.1, whole genome shotgun sequence, a single genomic region encodes these proteins:
- the LOC136208236 gene encoding putative F-box protein At1g65770 produces MSDEAADRRWAYLPIELLQIIGKHLDRPVDVFRFRAVCTSWRSSIPQSFNKSNLILFKLPRPIPVEAFLSPVTFCRLEFATDEVQNKSRSYSTTSPNRTCLTKVEQSINGEIQLLIPLSNRHIRLSPGTHPKTLNSLNFRLIELTRGCNFKLANGRPVLGINKVVRFCNKNSFLSIFHEGKLGYYKIGDENWTLLDELNFNYDDIILYKGQFYVVDRTGTVYWIDSSLNMIQYSPRLYGCGDRKNLVESGGDLYIVDRYFDGERRKWEDNQEGELYNRFHESFRVRNFPKCRAKSVDVKVYKLDEEWGTWVDVKSLGDRVFVIGNECCFSDSVDEFGNCVYFTDPYDEDVRGEIGGYEASVFRLADRTIGKAINFHGFSQILWPHLLPS; encoded by the coding sequence ATGTCTGATGAAGCCGCCGACCGCCGATGGGCATACCTTCCCATCGAACTACTCCAAATCATCGGGAAACACCTCGATCGTCCCGTCGATGTTTTCCGATTCCGAGCTGTTTGCACTTCATGGCGATCCTCTATTCCTCAATCTTTCAACAAATCCAATCTCATCCTTTTCAAACTTCCTCGCCCTATCCCCGTCGAAGCTTTCTTATCGCCGGTCACTTTCTGTCGTCTCGAATTCGCCACCGATGAAGTCCAGAACAAATCTCGGTCTTACTCAACAACATCTCCGAATCGCACCTGCTTGACCAAGGTAGAGCAGTCAATTAACGGCGAAATCCAGCTTCTAATCCCACTCTCCAACCGCCACATACGGCTATCTCCGGGTACGCATCCAAAAACGCTGAATTCATTAAACTTCCGGTTAATCGAATTAACTAGAGGCTGTAACTTTAAACTCGCAAACGGCCGTCCAGTTTTAGGAATTAATAAAGTTGTTCGATTTTGTAACAAAAACAGTTTCCTTTCTATCTTTCACGAAGGGAAATTAGGTTATTATAAAATTGGGGATGAGAATTGGACTCTGTTAGATGAATTGAATTTCAATTACGATGATATCATACTCTACAAAGGACAATTCTATGTTGTTGATAGAACTGGAACGGTATACTGGATTGATTCATCATTGAACATGATTCAATACTCTCCGCGGTTGTACGGCTGCGGTGACCGGAAGAACCTGGTGGAATCTGGCGGAGATTTATACATTGTTGACAGGTATTTTGATGGGGAAAGGAGGAAATGGGAAGATAATCAGGAAGGTGAATTATACAATCGATTTCATGAATCTTTTCGTGTTAGAAATTTCCCCAAATGTAGAGCGAAGAGCGTTGATGTGAAAGTTTATAAGCTGGATGAAGAATGGGGGACATGGGTGGATGTGAAATCTTTGGGAGATAGAGTTTTTGTGATCGGAAATGAATGCTGTTTCTCAGATTCTGTTGATGAGTTTGGGAATTGTGTGTATTTTACTGATCCGTATGATGAAGATGTGAGAGGAGAAATCGGTGGTTACGAAGCTAGTGTTTTCCGGTTGGCTGATCGGACCATTGGTAAAGCAATCAATTTTCATGGCTTTTCTCAGATTTTGTGgcctcatcttcttccctcaTGA